The proteins below come from a single Spirochaetia bacterium 38H-sp genomic window:
- a CDS encoding M6 family metalloprotease domain-containing protein, with the protein MRNIRILFIAALFLSFVRLYAIMPPINGGETRQLPSSKTDTPYITGEQPARVANSGTGGLPTKGTVKIPVLVVSYSDQAISSVPTIQSAFTSVTNYYSDMSGGKLIINFDIISGITLSAAHDTYGTNQTYKGQLLDTYAGTMVIESMLAADSAIDFSQYDNNGDGSLDVVVVIHPGTGEENGSSTDIWSHHWNIATATQIEYDWDAANGDILLNQLTDPGYSDSDNDFRPEFDGVESDFYILVPEYSGGGTSTTIGVYAHELGHALGLPDLYDTSNLTDGVGDWSLMGHGAWLGITPGDTPAPLDPWSLDFLGWGNVVTVDFASFMPFFTGLSPLIVAAIVMLFFMLMVYWFFIHRKLSVFVIGFALIFIPVSCAVIPLAKALDLPDYLSSLTVVKVPLHDAQNMEYLYLANYSKVNSTTWDDYLPGKGILAIHTDNELINQSYLSYNVVNNTYVNDGKMGVKVIEADENSELMTAGGTRGEITDLFASPDYPDIIAIELNEDWISPITVRNISSPDSTMSLEIYN; encoded by the coding sequence TTGAGAAATATAAGAATACTTTTTATTGCTGCTTTATTTTTATCTTTTGTCAGATTATATGCTATAATGCCGCCTATAAATGGCGGAGAGACAAGACAGCTTCCCTCATCAAAGACGGATACTCCTTATATAACCGGAGAACAGCCTGCCAGGGTCGCAAACTCCGGAACAGGAGGTCTTCCTACAAAAGGTACTGTAAAAATACCTGTCCTTGTTGTGTCGTATTCTGATCAAGCAATATCAAGTGTACCTACCATACAATCCGCTTTTACTAGTGTTACCAATTATTATAGCGATATGTCAGGTGGCAAGCTTATTATTAATTTTGATATAATATCGGGAATCACTCTTTCTGCTGCTCATGATACATACGGTACCAATCAGACATATAAGGGTCAGCTTTTGGATACATATGCTGGTACCATGGTGATAGAAAGTATGCTTGCAGCCGATAGTGCTATTGATTTTTCTCAGTATGATAACAACGGAGATGGTTCTCTGGATGTTGTGGTGGTAATCCATCCCGGAACAGGAGAGGAAAACGGTTCTTCCACAGATATATGGTCGCATCACTGGAATATTGCAACAGCAACCCAGATAGAATATGACTGGGATGCTGCTAACGGTGATATTCTTCTTAATCAGCTTACGGATCCCGGATATTCTGACTCAGATAATGACTTTCGTCCTGAGTTTGATGGGGTGGAATCGGACTTTTATATTCTTGTACCAGAATACTCTGGCGGTGGAACAAGCACCACTATTGGCGTCTATGCTCACGAGCTTGGCCATGCTCTGGGACTGCCGGATTTATACGATACGTCCAATCTTACGGATGGGGTTGGAGACTGGAGTCTAATGGGACATGGGGCATGGCTGGGTATAACTCCAGGAGATACTCCTGCTCCCCTTGATCCGTGGTCTCTTGATTTTCTTGGCTGGGGAAATGTTGTAACTGTTGATTTTGCTTCTTTTATGCCGTTTTTTACTGGACTTTCTCCTCTTATTGTTGCTGCGATAGTAATGCTGTTCTTTATGCTTATGGTATACTGGTTTTTTATACATAGAAAGCTTTCGGTATTTGTAATTGGTTTTGCTCTCATTTTTATTCCTGTGTCCTGTGCTGTGATTCCTCTTGCCAAGGCTCTTGACTTACCTGATTATCTTTCTTCTCTCACTGTTGTAAAAGTTCCCCTGCATGATGCGCAAAATATGGAATATCTGTATCTTGCAAATTATAGCAAGGTAAACTCAACCACTTGGGATGATTATTTACCTGGAAAAGGTATTCTTGCCATACATACGGACAATGAGCTTATAAATCAGTCATATCTGAGTTATAATGTAGTCAATAATACCTATGTTAATGACGGAAAGATGGGGGTCAAGGTCATAGAGGCTGATGAAAATTCTGAGCTTATGACAGCAGGTGGAACACGCGGAGAAATCACGGATCTTTTTGCTTCTCCGGACTATCCCGATATCATTGCCATAGAACTCAATGAGGATTGGATTTCTCCTATAACAGTGAGAAATATAAGCTCTCCTGATTCTACTATGAGTCTTGAGATATATAACTAA
- a CDS encoding response regulator, which translates to MALDGGTEKKILIVDESEQFREYLEKKLGEYGFEIISTANGLDALVKMRNELPDLVIADYFMSRMDPDEFINQKMQHPNTKNIPLILTSNQMEKTTIVKLAKAGIRKVFTKPVKIDALLKAISELLGVKVILDDTPCIIEAHVNEGIIFIEIAQGLNKEKIELLRYKLEELLSLYKIKIPRVLVLMSSLDVTGDDSIKLATLFNIIMEVTRTKQRLVKVLTNNSFIKDYLARNENFNKIEVAESLDKIMDSLLGEKADEFIDKDTQTVQENFLASSHTDTGKEEKFHMRFDSERVEDTGNELDNYQKALSNIGKKLVFCVVDDDIVIQNIVKKVFGNTGIDVKAYNNGREFLVDSQAISSCNLLFLDLLMPEMDGFTTLEMLKKTGVDFPIIILSALSKKETVIKTLQYGVKSYLVKPLKPDRLLRKTIEVIKSSF; encoded by the coding sequence ATGGCTTTGGACGGAGGTACAGAAAAAAAGATTCTCATTGTGGATGAGTCAGAACAATTCAGAGAATATCTAGAAAAAAAACTAGGCGAGTATGGGTTTGAGATAATAAGTACGGCTAATGGGCTTGATGCTCTTGTAAAGATGCGCAATGAGCTCCCTGATCTTGTTATAGCCGATTATTTTATGTCCAGGATGGATCCGGATGAGTTTATCAACCAGAAAATGCAACATCCCAATACCAAGAATATACCTTTGATTCTTACATCCAACCAGATGGAAAAAACTACTATAGTTAAGCTGGCCAAGGCAGGAATAAGAAAAGTATTTACCAAGCCTGTAAAAATAGATGCCCTGTTAAAGGCTATCTCAGAACTCCTTGGAGTTAAGGTGATCCTTGATGATACTCCGTGTATAATAGAAGCTCATGTCAACGAAGGGATTATCTTTATAGAAATTGCTCAGGGGCTTAATAAAGAAAAAATAGAACTTTTGCGTTATAAGCTGGAAGAACTTTTATCTTTATATAAGATAAAAATACCCAGGGTGCTTGTACTTATGAGCAGTCTGGATGTGACGGGAGATGACTCCATAAAGCTTGCAACGCTTTTTAACATAATAATGGAAGTCACAAGAACAAAACAGCGTCTTGTAAAGGTTCTGACCAACAATTCTTTTATAAAAGACTATCTTGCCCGTAATGAAAACTTTAACAAAATTGAAGTTGCAGAATCTCTGGATAAGATAATGGACTCTCTTTTGGGAGAAAAGGCTGATGAATTTATAGATAAAGATACTCAGACAGTACAGGAGAACTTTCTTGCGTCGAGTCATACCGATACCGGCAAAGAAGAAAAATTCCATATGCGCTTTGATAGCGAGAGAGTTGAAGATACGGGAAATGAGCTTGATAATTATCAGAAAGCTCTCTCCAATATAGGTAAAAAACTTGTTTTCTGCGTTGTCGACGATGATATAGTCATCCAGAATATTGTAAAAAAGGTTTTTGGCAATACGGGAATAGATGTTAAGGCATATAATAACGGTAGGGAGTTTCTTGTGGATTCTCAGGCCATATCTTCCTGCAATCTTCTTTTCCTTGATTTGCTTATGCCTGAGATGGATGGTTTTACAACCTTGGAGATGCTCAAAAAAACAGGGGTCGATTTTCCTATTATAATTCTGTCTGCTCTTTCCAAAAAAGAGACAGTTATTAAGACGCTCCAATACGGGGTAAAAAGCTATCTTGTAAAACCGTTAAAACCGGATAGGCTTCTACGTAAAACAATAGAAGTTATAAAATCCAGTTTCTAG